In Heterodontus francisci isolate sHetFra1 chromosome 46, sHetFra1.hap1, whole genome shotgun sequence, a single window of DNA contains:
- the pmvk gene encoding phosphomevalonate kinase, whose amino-acid sequence MAAPVLLLLFSGKRKSGKDFITDSIQSRLGVENCAILRLSAPIKEQYAKEHGLKLEQLMGASEYKEQYRGEMIRWGEEQRARDPGCFCRLIIKDVTQPVWLVSDARRKSDVEWFRTHFGQAVQTVRVFASEESRRKRGWAFTPGVDDTESECGLDEGVCWDWTLANEGGPEGLEQQLRPLMEFIQGQLP is encoded by the exons ATGGCGGCGCCCGTGTTGCTGCTACTTTTCAGCGGGAAGAGAAAATCTGGAAAGGATTTTATCACCGACTCCATTCAGAGCAG GTTGGGAGTTGAAAACTGTGCCATCCTGAGACTGTCGGCACCCATTAAGGAGCAATATGCCAAG GAGCATGGGCTGAAGCTGGAGCAGCTCATGGGGGCCAGTGAGTACAAGGAGCAATACCGAGGGGAGATGATCCGCTGGGGGGAAGAGCAACGAGCCAGAGATCCCGGATGCTTCTGCCGTTTAATCATAAAGGATGTGACGCAGCCTGTCTGG CTCGTCAGTGACGCCAGGCGTAAATCCGACGTGGAATGGTTCCGGACGCACTTTGGTCAGGCAGTGCAGACGGTGCGAGTGTTTGCATCTGAGGAGAGCAGGAGAAAGAGAGGCTGGGCCTTCACTCCAG GTGTGGACGATACGGAATCGGAGTGCGGTCTGGACGAGGGTGTCTGTTGGGATTGGACCCTGGCAAACGAGGGAGGGCCCGAGGGGCTGGAGCAACAGCTGCGACCGCTGATGGAGTTCATCCAGGGCCAGTTACCGTAG